In a single window of the Oecophyllibacter saccharovorans genome:
- a CDS encoding peptidase domain-containing ABC transporter translates to MLKPIVTSFRKKIPTILQSENAECGLACLAMILNAHGHLIDISTLRRQAGLSGSGLTLRTLIHLAGRFDLQARPLKLDLDSLSKLSVPCILHWDFNHFVVLVKAGDKYVEIIDPGQGPRKLTYPEVSKHFTGVALELTPTAKFEKRDDRHLLSIRDMFRHVGALKGTLLALGALSLGLEVIALINPMLSQVIIDEVLTTSDHSLLWTIAVGMGILLLVQAVISTFRSWTVMLMSTRISIQWNVSLLSHLLGLPQDYFSKRGAGDILSRFGSLGAIQQAFTTDVVQVIMDGLMAVGMLVMIIIYGQWLALVVGASSLIDILVRVIYYGPYREMSQEVLVHDAARQGQFLETLRGIRSIKLLGLEEKRKVGWVNKLIDSINAKFKIQRYDLIFSRANDIIFGFDRLLMLILGANMVLDGSMTVGVLVAFLSYRDQFSSRLGNLISAAFKIRNLKVHTDRLSDIALAKSETNEGEVDLVPSDGPAGPDGTSGMKLLPQGPPPEVEGVPLLECRNLGYRYGKEDSWVFKDLNLTIEAGESLAITGPSGCGKSTLLSILMGMSHPEEGEIYWNGQALGPNNIEAYRSQIAGVLQDDILLSGSIAENIAGFADNIDMPWVEECAKNAQILDDIKRMPMGFETLVGEMGSTLSGGQRQRMILARALYRRPKILFLDEATSNLDSERERKISAFLDELKITRVIVAHRLETIENASVRLNLGALVGGGAAAQPGTNGPRPPAGGAPSPQAPSAPGPTAGGLSGSPA, encoded by the coding sequence ATGCTCAAGCCGATCGTTACCAGCTTCCGCAAGAAGATTCCGACCATCCTGCAGTCGGAAAATGCTGAATGCGGCCTGGCCTGCCTGGCCATGATCCTCAATGCGCATGGCCATCTGATAGATATCTCCACCCTGCGTCGACAGGCCGGGCTTTCAGGCTCCGGGCTGACACTGCGCACGCTCATTCATCTGGCTGGGCGCTTTGATCTGCAGGCGCGTCCGCTCAAGCTTGATCTGGACTCCCTGAGCAAGCTGAGCGTGCCCTGCATCCTGCACTGGGACTTCAATCACTTCGTCGTGCTGGTGAAAGCGGGCGACAAATACGTCGAGATCATTGATCCGGGGCAGGGGCCGCGCAAGCTGACCTATCCCGAGGTCTCCAAGCATTTCACCGGTGTGGCGCTGGAGCTGACGCCGACGGCGAAATTCGAGAAGCGCGATGACCGCCATCTGCTGAGTATCCGCGACATGTTCCGCCATGTGGGCGCTCTGAAGGGCACGCTGCTGGCGCTGGGCGCTCTGTCGCTGGGGCTGGAGGTCATCGCCCTCATCAACCCGATGCTTTCGCAGGTCATCATTGATGAAGTGCTGACGACAAGCGATCATTCCCTGCTGTGGACGATCGCTGTCGGCATGGGGATTCTGCTGCTCGTGCAGGCGGTTATCTCCACCTTCCGCTCCTGGACAGTCATGCTCATGTCCACGCGGATCTCCATTCAATGGAATGTCAGCCTGCTCAGTCATCTGCTCGGCCTGCCGCAGGATTATTTCAGCAAGCGTGGCGCGGGTGACATCCTGTCGCGTTTCGGAAGCCTGGGCGCCATTCAGCAGGCCTTCACCACTGATGTGGTGCAGGTCATCATGGACGGGCTGATGGCGGTCGGCATGCTGGTGATGATCATCATCTACGGTCAGTGGCTTGCCTTGGTCGTGGGGGCATCCTCGCTGATCGATATCCTGGTCCGTGTGATCTATTACGGCCCCTACCGGGAAATGTCGCAGGAAGTCCTCGTCCATGACGCCGCGCGCCAGGGCCAGTTCCTTGAGACCCTCCGCGGCATTCGCAGCATCAAGCTGCTCGGTCTTGAGGAAAAGCGGAAGGTCGGCTGGGTCAACAAGCTGATTGACAGCATCAACGCCAAGTTCAAGATCCAGCGCTACGATCTGATCTTCTCGCGCGCCAATGATATCATCTTCGGTTTTGACCGGTTGCTGATGCTGATCCTGGGGGCAAACATGGTCCTTGACGGCAGCATGACCGTGGGTGTTCTGGTGGCCTTTCTCAGCTACCGTGACCAGTTTTCCAGCCGTCTGGGCAATCTTATTTCCGCTGCCTTCAAGATCCGCAACCTCAAAGTGCATACGGACCGCCTGTCCGATATCGCGCTGGCGAAATCCGAAACCAATGAAGGGGAAGTTGACCTGGTGCCCTCTGACGGACCGGCCGGTCCTGATGGCACTTCAGGCATGAAGCTGCTGCCCCAGGGACCGCCGCCTGAAGTGGAAGGGGTGCCCCTGCTGGAATGCCGCAATCTTGGCTATCGTTACGGCAAGGAAGATTCCTGGGTATTCAAGGATCTCAACCTGACCATCGAAGCCGGCGAGAGCCTGGCGATCACCGGTCCTTCCGGATGCGGCAAATCCACCCTGCTTTCCATCCTCATGGGGATGAGCCATCCGGAAGAGGGGGAAATCTACTGGAACGGCCAGGCCCTGGGTCCCAATAACATCGAGGCCTATCGCAGCCAGATCGCAGGCGTCCTGCAGGATGATATCCTGCTTTCGGGCAGCATTGCTGAAAACATTGCCGGCTTTGCAGACAATATCGACATGCCCTGGGTGGAGGAATGTGCCAAGAACGCCCAGATTCTCGACGACATCAAACGCATGCCCATGGGCTTTGAGACCCTGGTGGGCGAGATGGGAAGCACACTTTCAGGCGGGCAGCGCCAACGCATGATCCTGGCCCGTGCCCTTTACCGGCGGCCCAAAATTCTGTTTCTTGACGAGGCGACCAGTAATCTGGATTCAGAGCGTGAGAGAAAGATTTCGGCCTTTCTTGATGAACTCAAGATCACGCGCGTTATTGTGGCCCATCGTCTGGAAACGATTGAAAATGCTTCTGTGCGCCTGAATCTGGGGGCGCTTGTCGGCGGTGGGGCTGCTGCCCAGCCTGGCACTAATGGCCCCCGGCCGCCTGCCGGAGGCGCGCCGTCGCCTCAGGCGCCTTCCGCTCCTGGCCCCACTGCCGGCGGTCTGTCTGGCAGTCCGGCATAA
- a CDS encoding glucoamylase family protein — protein MAPSSVISLPSAAPHIRTLARVRNVLLRGTAGLAAAFLVLYPGSNARAQDQAPPQAQTQPLAPGKGPAKFSDLAPADRAFVEDLERRTFDWFWETANPENGLIPDRAPLPEGAASIASVGFGLTAYGIGVDQGYITRQQAAERTLRTLRFLLALPQNDSALGAAGYRGFFYHFLNPHTGLRFADWSELSSVDTALLMVGVLFSQSYFDQENAQEQEIRRTAAALYGRVDWPWMEPHPPLLNMGWSPTPTSHFLSSEWRGYNEGLILYLLALGSPTHPLPASTWQAWTATFAGQWKTFEGHEFLNFAPLFGHQYSESWIDFRDLQDDFNRQHHNDYFSNGRKAAYAQLAYARRNPGHWKDYGATLWGLTASDGPGEGTRWVDGVQRHFMAYNARGAGADYVSDDGTIAPTAAGGSIAFAPEIALPTLEDMKAHYGKRIYNRYGFVDAFNPSYVTPEGFWADPQQIGIDQGPILLMIANWRNGFVWNVMKRNPVIQAALKKAGFQGGWLDQTR, from the coding sequence ATGGCCCCATCTTCCGTAATCAGCCTTCCTTCTGCTGCGCCACATATACGCACTCTCGCCAGGGTCAGGAACGTTCTCCTGCGTGGAACGGCCGGGTTGGCAGCCGCTTTCCTGGTGCTTTATCCTGGCAGTAACGCTCGCGCCCAGGATCAGGCGCCGCCACAAGCGCAGACACAGCCGCTGGCTCCAGGGAAGGGCCCGGCGAAATTCAGTGATCTGGCACCAGCAGACCGGGCTTTTGTCGAAGATCTGGAACGACGGACGTTCGACTGGTTCTGGGAAACGGCTAATCCTGAAAACGGTCTGATCCCCGACCGCGCGCCCCTGCCGGAGGGGGCGGCCAGCATTGCTTCGGTCGGCTTCGGGCTGACGGCTTACGGGATCGGCGTTGATCAGGGATATATCACCCGCCAGCAGGCGGCCGAGCGCACGTTGCGCACGCTGCGCTTTCTGCTTGCCTTGCCCCAGAACGACTCAGCTCTCGGGGCGGCCGGCTACAGGGGGTTTTTCTATCATTTCCTCAATCCGCATACGGGTTTGCGTTTTGCGGACTGGTCAGAGCTGTCGAGCGTCGACACTGCCTTGCTGATGGTCGGCGTGCTGTTTTCCCAATCCTATTTTGATCAGGAAAACGCGCAGGAGCAGGAAATCCGTCGGACTGCTGCGGCACTGTACGGGCGTGTGGACTGGCCGTGGATGGAGCCGCACCCACCATTGCTGAACATGGGCTGGTCACCCACGCCCACCTCTCATTTCCTGAGCAGTGAATGGCGCGGGTACAATGAAGGACTGATTCTCTATCTGCTTGCGCTGGGCTCGCCGACCCATCCTCTGCCTGCTTCCACCTGGCAGGCCTGGACGGCCACTTTCGCAGGGCAGTGGAAAACGTTTGAAGGCCATGAGTTCCTGAACTTCGCCCCGCTGTTCGGTCACCAGTATTCCGAATCCTGGATTGATTTTCGCGACCTGCAGGACGACTTCAACCGCCAGCACCACAATGACTATTTCTCCAACGGGCGAAAGGCAGCTTATGCCCAGCTGGCCTATGCCCGCAGAAATCCCGGTCACTGGAAAGATTACGGCGCCACGCTCTGGGGCCTGACAGCCAGTGATGGACCAGGGGAGGGCACCCGGTGGGTGGATGGGGTGCAACGCCACTTCATGGCCTATAACGCACGTGGTGCCGGCGCTGATTACGTCAGTGATGATGGCACGATCGCCCCGACAGCTGCAGGGGGGTCAATCGCCTTTGCTCCGGAGATCGCACTGCCGACACTTGAAGATATGAAAGCGCATTATGGCAAGCGGATCTACAACCGTTACGGCTTTGTGGATGCTTTCAATCCAAGTTACGTCACGCCTGAAGGTTTCTGGGCCGATCCTCAGCAGATTGGCATCGATCAGGGACCCATTCTGCTGATGATTGCAAACTGGCGGAACGGTTTCGTCTGGAACGTCATGAAGCGCAATCCCGTCATTCAGGCAGCCTTGAAGAAAGCAGGCTTCCAGGGTGGCTGGCTGGATCAGACGCGATAA
- the recN gene encoding DNA repair protein RecN has translation MLTHLSIHDVVLIEKLDLPFHPGLTVLTGETGAGKSILLDSLGLALGERTAAGIIRTGAEKSSVTAVFELPPDHAVHDVLRQLDIQPPEPGEPLVLRRLVTRDGRSRAYICDQPVGVTVLRQVGARLVEIQGQHEQMGLMDASTHLELLDTFGTPPALRHKTGQAWDDWHAARTALDQARKRMQAAAREEDWLRQTVEDLEKLAPQEGEEEELAAQRVQLQQDERRGEAVAAAMAELNPRDRRSATPANALRAASRALARLMPTPLASEEQEETQPHQSQAHEALDALEKAEEALAEAETLLSRLAADTGTDARLLEETEERLFALRAEARKHNVTVNALPAYLADLRDQLNQLETGAEALTRLETEARVARQAFEKAAGELSAARQKAARALEKAVEGELRPLKLERARFIVQLAALPPESWNRQGQEQASFLIAANPGQPPGPLGKVASGGELSRLLLALKVVLAGRTSLTTLIFDEVDSGVGGATASAIGERLHRVAQGIQVLAITHSPQVAARGDQQLRIAKKISNGQTQTHAQALDRTERREELARMLAGDTVTEAARAAADSLLHPQAAPLTESQPSGSAP, from the coding sequence ATGCTGACACATCTTTCGATCCATGATGTCGTGTTGATCGAGAAACTGGATCTTCCGTTTCATCCCGGGCTGACTGTCCTGACCGGCGAGACAGGAGCCGGGAAATCCATTCTTCTGGACAGTCTCGGCCTGGCTCTGGGCGAGCGGACAGCGGCCGGCATCATCCGCACCGGGGCTGAGAAAAGCAGTGTGACAGCCGTTTTCGAACTCCCTCCCGACCATGCGGTTCATGACGTTCTCCGCCAGCTTGACATTCAACCTCCCGAACCTGGAGAACCGCTGGTGCTGCGCCGCCTTGTCACGCGTGACGGACGGTCGCGCGCTTATATCTGCGACCAGCCGGTCGGGGTGACGGTCCTGCGGCAGGTCGGGGCACGCCTGGTGGAAATCCAGGGACAGCACGAACAGATGGGGCTTATGGATGCCTCAACCCATCTTGAACTGCTCGATACCTTCGGCACGCCGCCGGCGCTGCGCCACAAAACCGGTCAGGCCTGGGACGATTGGCATGCAGCACGCACAGCCCTTGATCAGGCCCGCAAACGCATGCAGGCCGCCGCACGTGAAGAGGATTGGCTGCGCCAGACCGTCGAAGATCTTGAGAAACTTGCCCCTCAGGAGGGAGAAGAAGAAGAGTTGGCTGCCCAGCGGGTCCAGCTCCAGCAGGATGAACGCCGCGGTGAAGCCGTGGCTGCAGCCATGGCCGAGCTTAACCCGCGTGACCGGCGTTCAGCCACGCCCGCCAATGCATTGCGCGCTGCCAGCCGCGCCCTTGCGCGCCTGATGCCCACGCCTCTGGCCAGTGAGGAACAGGAAGAGACCCAGCCTCACCAGAGCCAGGCCCATGAAGCGCTGGACGCGCTGGAAAAGGCCGAAGAGGCCTTGGCCGAGGCAGAAACCCTGCTCTCGCGCCTGGCAGCCGATACCGGCACGGATGCACGCCTGCTCGAGGAAACCGAGGAACGGCTGTTTGCCCTGCGTGCTGAAGCGCGCAAGCACAACGTTACCGTCAACGCCCTACCGGCTTATCTGGCCGATCTGCGTGATCAGCTTAACCAGCTGGAAACAGGCGCAGAAGCGCTGACCCGGCTCGAAACCGAAGCCCGTGTGGCCCGCCAGGCTTTCGAAAAAGCCGCTGGTGAACTGTCTGCCGCCCGCCAGAAAGCAGCGCGCGCACTGGAAAAAGCCGTTGAGGGCGAGCTCAGACCGCTCAAACTGGAACGGGCGCGTTTCATCGTCCAGCTGGCGGCGCTTCCCCCTGAAAGCTGGAATCGCCAGGGCCAGGAACAGGCCTCCTTTCTCATCGCCGCCAATCCGGGTCAGCCGCCTGGCCCGTTGGGAAAAGTTGCCTCTGGCGGAGAGCTGTCACGCCTTCTCCTGGCCCTGAAAGTGGTTCTGGCTGGTCGGACCAGCCTGACCACCCTGATATTTGATGAAGTGGATTCCGGTGTGGGTGGCGCAACGGCCTCGGCCATCGGTGAGCGGTTGCACCGGGTAGCGCAGGGCATTCAGGTCCTGGCCATCACGCACAGCCCACAGGTGGCTGCACGCGGTGACCAGCAGCTGCGCATTGCCAAGAAAATCAGCAATGGGCAGACCCAGACCCATGCCCAGGCCCTCGACCGGACTGAGCGCCGTGAAGAACTTGCCCGCATGCTGGCTGGCGATACCGTGACGGAAGCCGCGCGTGCCGCCGCCGACAGTCTTCTCCACCCTCAGGCTGCACCGCTCACAGAAAGTCAGCCTTCCGGATCAGCGCCATGA
- a CDS encoding isochorismatase family protein has protein sequence MVQNPPVPAHWKGFQPQPGDALLIVDMQADFMPGGALAVPEADRLIKPISRMAKNFATVIATRDWHPDDHCSFTAEGGQWPVHARAGSPGAAFAPGLVLPPRTLIWSKGSEKTAEAYSVFQDENGQASGFADKLADYAPKRLFICGVALEYCVQACALDALKAGAKAGYKVCLFPQLCGSLHPPALPLARLERAGVVLYRV, from the coding sequence ATGGTCCAAAATCCTCCCGTCCCGGCCCATTGGAAAGGTTTCCAGCCCCAACCGGGGGATGCGCTGCTCATCGTCGACATGCAGGCAGATTTCATGCCAGGCGGTGCCTTGGCCGTGCCGGAAGCCGACCGGCTCATCAAACCCATCAGCCGCATGGCAAAGAATTTCGCAACTGTCATCGCAACGCGTGACTGGCACCCAGACGATCATTGCTCCTTCACCGCTGAAGGCGGCCAATGGCCTGTACATGCCCGCGCCGGCAGCCCGGGCGCCGCTTTCGCGCCAGGCCTGGTTCTGCCGCCCCGCACGCTTATCTGGTCCAAAGGATCAGAAAAAACGGCAGAGGCTTATTCAGTTTTTCAGGATGAAAACGGCCAGGCCTCGGGATTTGCGGACAAGCTGGCTGACTATGCCCCCAAGCGCCTTTTCATCTGCGGCGTGGCGCTTGAATACTGCGTGCAGGCCTGCGCGCTGGACGCGCTGAAAGCAGGCGCCAAGGCCGGCTACAAGGTCTGCCTCTTTCCCCAGCTCTGTGGCAGCCTGCATCCCCCAGCATTGCCCCTGGCCCGACTGGAAAGGGCCGGCGTCGTGCTTTATCGCGTCTGA
- a CDS encoding hemolysin family protein: MTTSASHPLLLLLLGLLAMAALIGVSVLISLSEISFAAARETRMRTLAEKGNPRAAAFLKLRRNSGQVMTTIQICLNAVGVLGGVIGESMLSVPFADGLAALGMRRGLADQIGSFSAFILVTGLFVLFADLLPKRVAMNAPDKVALEVCWFPALALKLLYPAVWVFTHVSDAILKFLRIPATPTIEVMTPEDLRATLAAGTASGVLLAEEHQMIQNVMALQTRSVTSAMTPRDEIVYLDLQESLESQRDKVQAKPYSRYPLCEGGLDRVIGSIRAEDVLVAVVDEPSVLTSAPQPARNQIFKRRRNVLSLPDTLNLWETLAQFDTHGAGFALIINEYGLVVGLITYKDIMGALMDGLANPFEEQAIVKRDDHSWLIDGAAPIGDVIRDLEMPLHNETAHFDTIGGFVTNRLRRMARKADRVEVSGFRFEVVDVEGFRINQLLVTKMGEQTRKNRRLPLP, translated from the coding sequence ATGACGACCTCCGCCTCCCACCCTCTTCTCCTGCTCCTTCTCGGTCTGCTAGCCATGGCCGCCCTGATCGGCGTGTCCGTGCTTATTTCCCTGTCGGAAATCTCCTTTGCCGCCGCACGTGAAACCCGCATGCGCACTCTGGCTGAAAAGGGCAACCCGCGCGCAGCGGCTTTTCTGAAGCTTCGCCGCAACAGCGGGCAGGTCATGACCACCATTCAGATCTGCCTCAACGCTGTCGGCGTTCTGGGCGGCGTGATCGGGGAATCCATGCTGAGTGTCCCGTTTGCCGATGGGTTGGCGGCCCTGGGAATGAGGCGTGGTCTTGCTGACCAGATCGGCTCTTTTTCAGCCTTTATCCTGGTAACGGGCCTGTTTGTTCTGTTTGCTGACCTGCTGCCCAAGCGGGTCGCTATGAACGCGCCTGACAAGGTGGCGCTGGAAGTGTGCTGGTTTCCGGCCCTGGCGCTCAAACTGCTTTATCCGGCCGTTTGGGTGTTCACGCATGTTTCCGATGCCATCCTGAAATTCCTGCGCATTCCGGCCACACCCACCATTGAGGTCATGACCCCTGAAGACCTGCGCGCCACCCTGGCTGCGGGCACGGCGTCAGGCGTGTTGCTGGCCGAAGAACACCAGATGATTCAGAATGTCATGGCTCTGCAGACGCGCTCTGTCACCTCGGCCATGACGCCCCGTGATGAAATCGTTTACCTGGACCTGCAGGAAAGCCTCGAGAGCCAGCGTGACAAGGTGCAGGCCAAGCCGTATTCGCGTTACCCCCTCTGTGAAGGCGGGCTCGACCGGGTGATCGGCTCCATCCGCGCTGAAGATGTGCTGGTTGCGGTAGTAGATGAGCCCTCTGTGCTGACTTCCGCCCCCCAGCCCGCCCGCAACCAGATCTTCAAGCGGCGGCGCAACGTGCTCTCCCTGCCGGACACGCTCAACCTGTGGGAAACCCTGGCGCAATTCGACACGCACGGGGCCGGTTTCGCGCTCATCATCAATGAATACGGGCTGGTCGTGGGTCTCATCACCTACAAGGACATCATGGGGGCCCTGATGGACGGGCTGGCCAATCCATTTGAGGAGCAGGCCATCGTCAAGCGTGATGATCATTCCTGGCTGATCGACGGGGCAGCTCCTATCGGCGACGTCATCCGCGATCTTGAAATGCCCCTACACAATGAAACCGCCCATTTCGACACCATTGGTGGGTTCGTCACCAATCGTCTGCGCCGCATGGCACGCAAAGCCGACCGGGTCGAGGTATCAGGGTTCCGCTTTGAGGTGGTGGATGTGGAGGGATTCCGGATCAACCAGCTTCTGGTGACAAAAATGGGGGAACAGACCAGAAAAAACAGGCGCCTTCCCCTGCCCTGA
- the ligA gene encoding NAD-dependent DNA ligase LigA yields the protein MTSTPAQSLPAPTGPEERHAELLAQISRWDQAYHGLDAPEVSDAIYDAARRELTLLEEQHPALKQAASETVGAPPHPAFSTVAHRVPMLSLDNVFQPEDFTRFVSGAARFLGLSQEAMDGLAFTAEPKIDGLSVSLTYENGKLVRGATRGDGIQGEDVTANLRTLKDIPQTLGPDAPDFIEIRGEVFMSKEDFLQLNARQETAGEKTFANPRNAAAGSLRQLDAAVTATRPLSFFAYAMGYSSAPVAQTHMAWLEKLRSWGFVVNPLSETLSHASDVPAYVERLTRERSGLAYDIDGVVFKLDDLSLQERLGFAGRAPRWARAWKFPAEQAITRLQKIELQVGRTGTLTPVAHLEPVNVGGVLVSRATLHNEDEIQRLDVRPGDLVRLQRAGDVIPQILGLEAPAPERAPPFVFPSHCPVCNAPTERPEGEATWRCTGGLHCEAQVVERLVHFASRNAFDIEGLGERSIRLFYEKGLIRTPADIFRLHEKRDQLTALEGWGEQSVDNLLQAIRERRTVSLSRLIYSLGIRRVGARNSKVLARAYGDFAPWHTAMIEAVAPDSTARAALAGIMGLGETTAADIAAFFATPENAELVTQLGQELDIQPDLPAANATDAPLSGHIIVFTGTLTAMARPEAKAIAERLGAQVSDSVTRRTTLVIIGQKAGSKAKKAAELGITVIDEENWKFLSEGAPLESLPTVAPEALLPPKKASSSTSKAHAVAAEQAEEPAAAHPPPSPPPDAN from the coding sequence ATGACTTCCACCCCGGCGCAGAGCTTGCCTGCTCCCACCGGTCCTGAAGAACGGCATGCCGAACTGCTTGCGCAGATCAGCCGCTGGGACCAGGCTTATCACGGCCTTGACGCCCCTGAGGTCTCAGACGCGATCTATGATGCGGCCCGCCGGGAACTCACCCTGCTGGAAGAGCAGCATCCGGCGCTGAAACAGGCTGCTTCCGAGACGGTGGGCGCACCTCCTCACCCTGCTTTCAGCACGGTTGCCCACCGTGTGCCCATGCTGTCACTCGACAACGTTTTTCAACCCGAGGACTTCACTCGCTTTGTCAGCGGAGCGGCCCGTTTCCTGGGACTGAGCCAGGAGGCGATGGACGGACTCGCTTTTACGGCTGAGCCTAAGATAGACGGATTGTCAGTCAGCCTGACCTATGAAAACGGCAAGCTCGTGCGGGGCGCTACGCGCGGCGACGGAATTCAGGGCGAAGACGTGACGGCCAACCTGCGCACGCTCAAAGACATCCCCCAGACGCTGGGACCGGATGCGCCGGATTTCATCGAGATCCGGGGTGAAGTGTTCATGAGCAAGGAAGATTTCCTGCAGCTCAATGCACGCCAGGAAACCGCTGGAGAGAAAACTTTTGCCAATCCCCGCAATGCGGCCGCCGGCTCGCTGCGGCAGCTTGACGCGGCGGTCACGGCCACCCGTCCTCTGAGCTTCTTTGCCTATGCCATGGGCTACAGCAGTGCCCCTGTCGCGCAGACACATATGGCCTGGCTTGAAAAGCTGCGCAGCTGGGGCTTTGTGGTCAATCCGCTTTCGGAAACCCTTTCCCATGCCAGTGATGTCCCGGCCTATGTCGAGCGCCTGACCCGCGAACGCTCCGGGCTGGCTTATGACATTGACGGCGTCGTCTTCAAGCTTGATGACCTCAGCCTGCAGGAACGTCTGGGTTTTGCCGGTCGCGCGCCGCGCTGGGCCCGGGCGTGGAAATTTCCTGCCGAGCAGGCCATCACACGCCTGCAGAAAATCGAACTGCAGGTCGGCCGTACCGGTACCCTGACCCCCGTTGCCCACCTGGAGCCGGTCAATGTAGGGGGTGTGCTGGTCTCACGTGCCACGCTTCACAATGAAGATGAGATCCAGCGCCTTGACGTGCGACCCGGCGATCTCGTCCGGCTTCAGCGGGCCGGAGATGTCATCCCGCAGATTCTCGGTCTTGAAGCGCCCGCACCCGAGCGTGCGCCTCCCTTTGTCTTTCCCAGCCACTGCCCTGTCTGCAATGCCCCCACCGAGCGCCCGGAAGGAGAAGCAACCTGGCGCTGCACGGGCGGTCTGCACTGCGAAGCGCAGGTTGTCGAGCGCCTGGTTCATTTCGCCTCACGCAATGCGTTCGATATCGAGGGTCTGGGGGAACGCAGCATCCGGCTGTTCTATGAAAAAGGCCTTATCCGCACGCCGGCTGATATCTTCCGCCTCCATGAAAAGCGCGACCAATTGACAGCGCTTGAAGGTTGGGGAGAACAGTCCGTTGACAATCTCCTGCAGGCGATCAGGGAGCGGCGCACCGTCTCTCTCTCCCGCCTGATCTACAGCTTGGGTATCCGGCGCGTCGGCGCGCGCAACTCGAAGGTGCTGGCGCGTGCCTATGGTGATTTCGCGCCCTGGCATACAGCAATGATTGAAGCCGTCGCCCCTGACAGCACGGCACGCGCAGCTTTGGCGGGTATCATGGGGCTGGGCGAGACCACTGCGGCAGACATTGCCGCCTTTTTCGCCACACCTGAAAATGCCGAGCTGGTCACGCAGCTGGGACAGGAACTCGACATTCAACCCGATCTGCCTGCAGCCAATGCCACGGATGCCCCGCTTTCCGGCCATATAATCGTTTTTACCGGCACCCTTACGGCCATGGCCCGGCCGGAAGCCAAGGCGATTGCCGAGCGTCTCGGCGCCCAGGTGAGCGACAGCGTCACCCGGCGCACCACGCTGGTCATTATCGGGCAGAAAGCAGGCTCCAAAGCCAAGAAAGCCGCTGAGCTCGGGATCACCGTGATTGATGAGGAAAACTGGAAGTTCCTCTCTGAAGGCGCCCCCCTCGAAAGCCTGCCGACCGTGGCCCCGGAAGCGCTGCTCCCGCCCAAGAAGGCCTCTTCCTCAACCAGCAAGGCGCATGCTGTGGCAGCCGAGCAGGCGGAAGAACCTGCAGCCGCACATCCTCCGCCCTCACCTCCACCGGACGCGAACTGA